In the genome of Ptychodera flava strain L36383 chromosome 13, AS_Pfla_20210202, whole genome shotgun sequence, one region contains:
- the LOC139146944 gene encoding uncharacterized protein: MISNPQMRCVKSYLILSYQRRVHQLQKAHQQMRQSIASLQRHCITETAGCIRQHEKLQFQEMHRRRQTGGTRAESNPGEDLHGQEADVCAISGCKYPGSKRLQTLHGVYELKDDIVLNMNNKDHIKTCNRHFNNEKNRGHPHGHTKYQTKIICQSSLCHKECNFWNTEDAGLEGRRQLDTEIIPFSSRGGTITSPSAYSLTAYHPLH; encoded by the exons ATGATAAGTAATCCGCAG ATGAGGTGCGTcaagtcatatctaattctgtcaTACCAAAGGAGAGTTCACCAATTACAGAAAGCCCATCAACAGATGAGACAGAGCATTGCTTCGTTACAGAGGCACTGCATTACTGAAACTGCTGGCTGCATCAGACAACATGAAAAG TTGCAATTTCAGGAAATGCATAGAAGACGCCAGACAGGTGGTACTAGAGCTGAGAGCAATCCCGGTGAAGATTTACATG GACAAGAAGCTGACGTGTGTGCAATATCTGGATGCAAATATCCGGGAAGTAAACGTTTACAAACCTTGCATGGTGTGTACGAGCTAAAAGATGATATTGTGTTAAATATGAACAACAAAGACCACATTAAAACCTGCAACAGACatttcaacaatgaaaaaaaccGTGGCCACCCACATGGGCACACTAAATACCAAACCAAAATAATCTGCCAAAGTAGTCTCTGTCACAAAGAATGCAAT TTTTGGAACACGGAAGACGCCGGGCTTGAAGGACGTCGCCAGCTTGATactgagatcataccattcagttcGAGAGGTGGCACAATAACCTCGCCCAGCGCGTACAGCCTGACAGCGtaccaccccttgcactga
- the LOC139147091 gene encoding mitochondrial import inner membrane translocase subunit Tim21-like isoform X2, which translates to MRQINPSLASVLNRCKLYSRTSSQCHVRNRRIFHDLLVVPHRTYTAEQSRKRDQQLDSYQHDEDSQLSTAQKVVETSKTVSYLGVILIGVGVTALMFFTIGKELFSANSPNAIYTDALKLCKSDERVIDAIGEPIKGFGETTRRGWRKHVRMNLVSTTIGTYL; encoded by the exons ATGAGGCAGATAAACCCATCACTGGCCAGTGTGTTAAATAGGTGCAAGTTATATTCAAGAACATCATCACAATGCCATGTAAGGAACAGAAGAATTTTTCATGATCTTCTTGTGGTACCACATAGAACATATACTGCTGAACAGTCCAGAAAAAGAGATCAACAGCTAGACAGTTATCAACATGATGAAGATAGCCAGTTATCAACAGCTCAGAAAG TTGTTGAAACCAGCAAGACAGTATCTTACCTTGGAGTAATACTAATCGGTGTTGGAGTAACAG CTCTTATGTTTTTTACCATTGGAAAAGAATTATTCTCAGCCAATAGTCCCAATGCTATCTATACAGATGCTTTAAAATTATGCAAGTCTGATGAGAGG GTGATTGATGCAATAGGAGAACCAATAAAGGGCTTTGGGGAGACAACCAGAAGAGGTTGGAGGAAACACGTCAG AATGAATCTGGTGTCTACAACTATAGGTACTTATTTGTAG
- the LOC139147091 gene encoding mitochondrial import inner membrane translocase subunit Tim21-like isoform X1, giving the protein MRQINPSLASVLNRCKLYSRTSSQCHVRNRRIFHDLLVVPHRTYTAEQSRKRDQQLDSYQHDEDSQLSTAQKVVETSKTVSYLGVILIGVGVTALMFFTIGKELFSANSPNAIYTDALKLCKSDERVIDAIGEPIKGFGETTRRGWRKHVSHLEYEKDGHMYMRMKFYVQGRYRKGTVNVEMKKNESGVYNYRYLFVDLTGYPQMTIVIRDNR; this is encoded by the exons ATGAGGCAGATAAACCCATCACTGGCCAGTGTGTTAAATAGGTGCAAGTTATATTCAAGAACATCATCACAATGCCATGTAAGGAACAGAAGAATTTTTCATGATCTTCTTGTGGTACCACATAGAACATATACTGCTGAACAGTCCAGAAAAAGAGATCAACAGCTAGACAGTTATCAACATGATGAAGATAGCCAGTTATCAACAGCTCAGAAAG TTGTTGAAACCAGCAAGACAGTATCTTACCTTGGAGTAATACTAATCGGTGTTGGAGTAACAG CTCTTATGTTTTTTACCATTGGAAAAGAATTATTCTCAGCCAATAGTCCCAATGCTATCTATACAGATGCTTTAAAATTATGCAAGTCTGATGAGAGG GTGATTGATGCAATAGGAGAACCAATAAAGGGCTTTGGGGAGACAACCAGAAGAGGTTGGAGGAAACACGTCAG tcATTTGGAATATGAAAAAGATGGTCATAtgtacatgagaatgaagttttaTGTACAAGGACGTTACAGAAAAGGAACAGTTAATGTCGAGATGAAAAAG AATGAATCTGGTGTCTACAACTATAGGTACTTATTTGTAGATCTTACTGGATATCCACAAATGACGATTGTCATAAGAGACAATAGATGA